One genomic window of Arachis hypogaea cultivar Tifrunner chromosome 8, arahy.Tifrunner.gnm2.J5K5, whole genome shotgun sequence includes the following:
- the LOC112707161 gene encoding NAC domain-containing protein 73, giving the protein MQEEIMTQCNSNNDYPENNHSTIVERNKDSLISRTCPSCGHHIKCQQDHQGAGIHDLPGLPAGVKFDPTDQEILEHLEAKVRSDIHKLHPLIDEFIPTLEGENGICCTHPEKLPGVGKDGLIRHFFHRPSKAYTTGTRKRRKVHIDADGSETRWHKTGKTRPVYISGKLKGYKKILVLYTNYKKQRKPEKTNWVMHQYHLGNNEEEKEGELVVSKVFYQTQPRQCAGSLLIKDSSSFPAKLKDQSGVHHHEVTNNHKNNGFVEYYNASFISFAQGEQQHRSNNPTLISHFPAHDGAPFIP; this is encoded by the exons ATGCAAGAGGAAATAATGACTCAGTGCAACAGTAATAATGATTACCCTGAAAACAATCATAGCACCATTGTGGAGAGGAACAAAGATAGCTTAATTAGTAGAACTTGTCCATCATGTGGTCATCATATCAAATGCCAACAAGACCACCAG GGTGCTGGAATTCACGATTTACCTGGGCTACCAGCTGGAGTGAAGTTTGATCCAACAGATCAGGAAATTCTAGAACATTTGGAAGCCAAGGTGAGGTCTGATATTCACAAGCTTCACCCCTTAATTGATGAGTTTATCCCTACTCTTGAAGGCGAGAATGGAATCTGCTGCACCCATCCAGAAAAGTTACCAG GAGTAGGCAAAGATGGGTTGATCCGTCACTTCTTTCACCGGCCATCGAAAGCATACACAacaggaacaaggaaaagaagaaaggtTCACATTGATGCTGATGGCAGTGAAACAAGGTGGCACAAAACAGGTAAAACTAGACCAGTCTACATCAGTGGCAAGTTGAAAGGTTACAAGAAAATCCTTGTTCTTTACACCAACTACAAGAAGCAAAGGAAGCCTGAGAAAACAAACTGGGTCATGCACCAGTACCACCTTGGCAACAATGAAGAGGAGAAGGAAGGTGAGTTAGTTGTGTCTAAGGTTTTCTACCAGACACAACCTAGACAATGTGCAGGTTCACTACTCATCAAAGATTCATCATCATTCCCTGCTAAACTAAAGGATCAAAGTGGTGTTCATCATCATGAAGTGACTAATAATCATAAGAACAATGGGTTTGTGGAATACTACAATGCATCCTTTATAAGCTTTGCTCAAGGGGAACAACAACATAGGTCAAACAATCCCACATTGATTTCCCATTTTCCTGCTCATGATGGGGCTCCTTTCATTCCTTGA
- the LOC112707162 gene encoding uncharacterized protein, whose product MKFTDSPVIELPVGTSVLSLQQDNGSMHVGTSVWPCSLVLVKFADRWSPLTNTDPNPYSPLLDFRSKRAVELGTGCGVAGMGFYLLGLTDIVLTDISPVMPALKRNLKVNKPVLRKNIKHSVLYWNNKDQIQALNPPFDVVLATDVVYIEESVQHLISAMEALVSEDGVVLLGYQVRSPEAHKKFWEMCDEVFDIEKVPRDHLHPEYAYEETDVFLLRKKKKKQ is encoded by the coding sequence ATGAAGTTCACAGATTCACCGGTGATCGAGCTTCCGGTCGGCACCTCCGTCCTCTCCCTCCAGCAAGACAACGGATCCATGCACGTAGGAACCTCCGTCTGGCCGTGCTCCCTCGTCCTCGTCAAATTCGCCGATCGCTGGTCCCCACTCACCAACACAGACCCTAACCCTTACTCCCCCCTCCTGGATTTCCGTTCCAAACGCGCCGTGGAGCTCGGCACCGGTTGCGGCGTCGCCGGCATGGGGTTCTACCTCCTCGGTCTGACGGACATCGTCCTGACTGACATCTCGCCCGTGATGCCGGCGCTGAAGCGCAACCTGAAGGTGAACAAGCCCGTGTTACGCAAGAATATCAAGCACTCCGTGTTGTACTGGAACAATAAGGATCAGATCCAGGCACTTAACCCGCCGTTCGACGTGGTTTTGGCGACGGACGTGGTTTATATCGAGGAGTCGGTGCAGCACTTGATTTCCGCCATGGAAGCCCTGGTGTCCGAAGACGGCGTCGTGTTGCTCGGGTACCAGGTGAGGTCTCCGGAGGCACACAAGAAGTTCTGGGAGATGTGCGATGAGGTTTTCGATATCGAGAAGGTCCCTCGTGACCACCTCCATCCTGAATATGCGTACGAGGAGACTGACGTTTTTCTCTtgcggaagaagaagaagaagcagtga
- the LOC112707160 gene encoding uncharacterized protein, whose protein sequence is MPLLFFFFFFFVTPTLSLNQEGLLLLEAKKQLLPSSSSSLADWNPRDPTPCNWTCVTCNPNTSHVISLSLSSLSLSGPIPSSLCRLPSLSTLYLDDNFLISPLPSTLSLCTSLTHLNLSGNLFTGPLPSFLSSLPSLLHLDLSFNNFSASIPPSFSLFPNLRSLNLVQNLLNGTIPSFLTNLTTLTSLNLSYNPFLPAPLPSEFGNMTNLQDLFLSGCNLLGPIPASLGKLSNLRNLALTYNSLQGAIPESLISGLTSIVFLELYENSLSGSLPRGAVWNNLTHLEGFDASGNDLTGTIPSELTRLKKLGSLNLFDNNLEGSLPESIVEAESLYELKLFNNSLNGSLPSQLGSNSPLQTLDLSYNNFSGEIPAGLCRRGALQEIMLIYNSFSGRIPESLGDCRSLMRVRIRNNNISGTVPEAMWGLPHLYLLELDENSLTGSISTYISGASNMSSLSLSFNMFSGSVPQEIGNLDNLVQFVASHNRLSGRIPTSVVKLSQLGKLVISDNELSGEIPLAISALEKLNDLDLSNNKLDGNIPSELGTLPVLNYLDLSGNLFSGRIPIELQNLNLNLLNLSNNQLSGEIPKEFDNENYKKSFLGNPGLCSSSSVSGLCQNLGEKKKNKIKYDWVFRFIFVLAGIVFVVGVTWFWFKFRSIKKMKKKVRPNMLKWRSFHKLGFSEYEVVKLLSEDNVIGSGASGKVYKVVLSNGEAVAVKKLWGPKNRTTVSEKDGFFEAEVETLGKIRHKNIVRLWCCCNSGDSKLLVYEYMPNGSLADLLHSSKRSLLDWPIRYRIAIDAAEGLSYLHHYCVPPIVHRDVKSHNILLDEDFGAKVADFGVARTFSRVTQGAESMSAIAGSYGYIAPEYAYTLRVNEKSDIYSFGVVILELVSGRAPLDPAYGDKDLVKWVSSTLEQSGEDQVIDPTMDVKYKGEIIKVLNIGLLCTNPLPINRPSMRKVVTMLHEISAIPRTTSGKLSPYYQEEASDNENHHGNTV, encoded by the exons ATGCctctcttattcttcttcttcttcttctttgttactCCCACTCTCTCACTCAACCAAGAAGGCCTGCTCCTTCTAGAAGCCAAGAAGCAACTACTTCCATCATCCTCCTCCTCCCTCGCCGACTGGAACCCCCGCGACCCCACCCCATGCAACTGGACCTGCGTCACATGCAACCCCAACACCTCCCACgtcatctccctctccctctcctctctctccctctccggCCCTATTCCCTCATCCCTCTGCCGCCTCCCCTCCCTCTCTACTCTCTATCTCGACGACAACTTCCTCATCTCCCCTCTACCCTCCACTCTCTCCCTCTGCACCTCCCTCACCCACCTTAACCTCTCTGGAAACCTCTTCACCGGACCCCTCCCTTcttttctctcctctctccccTCCCTTCTCCACCTCGACCTCTCCTTCAACAACTTTTCCGCTTCTATTCCCCCATCCTTCTCTCTCTTCCCCAACCTCCGATCCCTCAACCTCGTCCAAAACCTCCTCAACGGAACCATCCCTTCGTTTCTCACCAACCTCACCACCTTAACCTCCCTCAACTTGTCCTACAACCCTTTTCTTCCTGCTCCGTTACCGAGTGAGTTCGGCAACATGACCAACCTCCAGGACTTGTTTCTTTCCGGCTGCAACCTCCTCGGTCCAATTCCCGCTTCATTGGGGAAGCTATCCAACCTTCGAAACCTTGCACTAACCTATAACAGCCTCCAGGGTGCCATACCGGAGTCTCTCATCTCCGGCCTCACCAGCATCGTGTTTCTCGAGCTCTATGAAAACTCGCTCTCTGGTTCATTGCCACGTGGCGCTGTGTGGAACAACCTCACACATTTGGAAGGATTCGACGCCTCCGGGAACGACTTGACGGGGACGATTCCCTCCGAGTTGACTCGGTTGAAGAAACTCGGTTCTCTCAACTTGTTCGATAACAACCTCGAAGGCTCTCTGCCGGAGAGTATCGTCGAGGCCGAGAGCTTGTACGAGCTTAAACTGTTCAACAACTCGCTCAATGGGTCGTTGCCGAGTCAACTCGGGAGCAACTCGCCCCTGCAGACACTCGACCTCTCGTACAACAACTTCTCCGGCGAGATTCCGGCAGGATTGTGCCGCCGGGGAGCGTTGCAGGAGATCATGCTAATTTACAACTCGTTCTCCGGCAGAATCCCCGAGAGTCTGGGGGATTGCAGGAGCTTGATGAGGGTTCGAATAAGGAACAATAACATTTCGGGAACTGTTCCCGAGGCTATGTGGGGACTGCCACACCTTTATCTTCTGGAGCTTGATGAGAATTCCCTTACTGGGTCGATTTCTACTTATATTTCTGGCGCAAGCAACATGTCAAGTTTGTCGCTTTCCTTCAACATGTTCTCTGGGTCTGTTCCCCAGGAAATTGGGAATTTGGACAACCTTGTTCAGTTTGTCGCCAGCCATAATAGGCTATCTGGTCGGATTCCGACGAGTGTTGTGAAATTGAGTCAGTTGGGGAAGCTTGTGATTAGTGATAATGAGCTTTCGGGTGAGATTCCTTTGGCGATTAGTGCTTTGGAAAAGCTTAATGATCTTGATTTGTCCAATAATAAGCTTGATGGTAACATTCCAAGTGAATTAGGAACCTTGCCGGTGCTTAATTATCTTGATCTTTCAGGGAATCTTTTCTCCGGTAGGATCCCAATTGAGCTGCAGAATTTGAATCTTAATTTGCTGAATTTGTCGAATAATCAGCTTTCAGGGGAGATCCCTAAAGAATTCGACAATGAGAATTACAAGAAGAGTTTTCTTGGAAATCCAGGGCTGTGTAGTTCTTCTTCAGTCTCTGGTCTCTGTCAAAATTtaggtgagaagaagaagaacaagataaAGTATGATTGGGTTTTCAGGTTCATATTTGTGCTTGCTGGAATTGTGTTTGTTGTTGGGGTAACATGGTTTTGGTTCAAATTTAGGAGcattaagaagatgaagaagaaagtgAGGCCTAACATGTTAAAATGGAGATCTTTTCACAAACTTGGATTCAGTGAGTATGAGGTTGTGAAGTTGCTGAGTGAAGACAATGTCATTGGTAGCGGAGCATCCGGGAAAGTTTACAAGGTTGTACTGAGCAATGGTGAAGCTGTGGCAGTGAAGAAATTATGGGGACCAAAAAACAGGACTACTGTTTCTGAAAAAGATGGTTTTTTTGAAGCTGAGGTGGAAACATTGGGAAAAATCAGGCACAAGAATATTGTGAGGCTATGGTGTTGTTGTAACAGTGGTGATAGCAAGCTCTTAGTTTATGAGTACATGCCTAATGGAAGCCTTGCTGATTTGCTTCACAGTAGCAAGAGAAGCTTGTTGGATTGGCCAATTAGGTACAGAATTGCCATTGATGCTGCTGAGGGGCTTTCTTATTTGCATCACTATTGTGTTCCTCCTATTGTTCATAGGGATGTCAAATCCCACAATATATTACTTGATGAAGACTTTGGAGCAAAAGTTGCAGATTTTGGTGTGGCCAGAACTTTTAGCAGGGTTACCCAAGGTGCAGAATCTATGTCTGCAATTGCCGGATCTTATGGTTACATAGCACCAG AATATGCTTACACTCTAAGAGTGAATGAGAAGAGTGACATCTATAGTTTTGGAGTGGTAATTTTAGAATTGGTAAGTGGGAGAGCTCCACTTGATCCAGCATATGGTGACAAAGATTTGGTGAAATGGGTTTCTTCCACATTGGAGCAGAGTGGAGAGGATCAAGTGATTGATCCAACTATGGATGTTAAGTACAAGGGAGAAATCATTAAGGTACTAAACATAGGGCTCCTTTGCACAAACCCTCTTCCCATAAACCGGCCTTCAATGCGCAAGGTGGTGACAATGCTGCATGAAATATCTGCAATTCCCAGAACAACAAGTGGAAAATTGTCCCCTTATTATCAAGAAGAGGCCTCTGATAATGAAAATCATCATGGAAACACGGTTTGA
- the LOC112707163 gene encoding zinc finger protein MAGPIE — protein sequence MDDGEVSNAAFPLHHNNQTHHPTSNNPPPLKRKRNLPGNPDPEAEVIALSPKTLMATNRFVCEICLKGFQRDQNLQLHRRGHNLPWKLKQRTTKEVRKRVYVCPEKSCVHNHPSRALGDLTGIKKHFCRKHGEKKWKCDKCSKRYAVQSDWKAHSKTCGTREYKCDCGTIFSRRDSFITHRAFCDALAEETARVNAASTINHTLLGANNIAYTLMQQQNHHPLVPNNMSTHFSSIFKPISSSTTDEISSNSQTSSRPLSLWNMGHHPHDTTTIMPITHNNLHDIHHQIGFATNPPPPSIWMFGNKHPSNGSQQEIITSTTSANSLPLMNIVKNNNNNNNSNNNNNNNHVANQLVSVPSLYSTQHQSHDHDQTATTSSSAANMSATALLQKAAQIGSTSSTDPSSFLGSIGLKCSNNNNQGQDGNNKFCGIYSSSWSEPESSTGDLTQMPPTKRMRVQNEDGSAGGQTRDFLGVGVQTICHPSSITGWI from the exons ATGGATGATGGAGAAGTTTCAAATGCTGCTTTCCCTCTTCATCACAACAACCAAACTCATCATCCAACTTCTAACAATCCTCCACCTTTGAAAAGGAAGAGAAACCTACCTGGAAACCCAG ATCCTGAAGCTGAAGTGATAGCCTTATCACCCAAGACTCTGATGGCGACAAACAGGTTCGTGTGTGAGATTTGCCTAAAGGGTTTCCAAAGGGATCAGAATCTTCAACTCCATAGAAGAGGACACAACCTTCCATGGAAGCTGAAGCAGAGAACAACAAAAGAAGTAAGGAAGAGAGTGTACGTGTGCCCGGAGAAAAGCTGCGTCCATAACCACCCTTCAAGGGCCTTAGGAGACTTAACAGGGATCAAGAAGCACTTTTGCAGAAAGCATGGGGAGAAGAAGTGGAAGTGTGACAAGTGCTCAAAGCGTTATGCTGTACAATCAGATTGGAAAGCACACTCCAAAACCTGTGGTACCAGGGAATACAAATGTGACTGTGGAACCATCTTTTCACG GAGGGACAGTTTCATCACACACAGGGCTTTCTGTGATGccttagcagaagaaacagcaaGGGTAAACGCAGCATCAACCATAAACCACACATTATTAGGTGCTAACAACATTGCTTACACCCTCATGCAGCAGCAAAATCATCATCCTTTGGTTCCTAATAACATGTCAACCCATTTCTCTTCAATTTTCAAGCCAATTTCTTCATCCACTACTGATGAAATAAGCAGCAATAGCCAAACATCTTCTAGACCCTTATCCCTTTGGAACATGGGTCATCACCCTCATgacacaacaacaataatgccaaTTACTCACAACAATTTGCATGATATTCATCACCAAATTGGATTTGCTACAAACCCTCCTCCACCATCAATTTGGATGTTTGGAAACAAACATCCCTCCAATGGAAGCCAGCAAGAGATAATAACTAGCACTACAAGTGCTAATTCACTTCCATTAATGAACATTgtcaagaataataataataacaataatagtaataataataacaataataatcatgTTGCAAACCAGCTTGTAAGTGTTCCTTCGTTGTATAGCACCCAACACCAATCCCATGATCATGATCAAACAGCAACAACATCTTCATCAGCAGCAAACATGTCAGCCACAGCTTTATTGCAAAAAGCGGCTCAAATTGGATCAACTTCTTCAACTGATCCATCATCATTTCTTGGGAGCATAGGTTTGAAATGCAGTAACAATAATAACCAAGggcaagatgggaataacaaatTTTGTGGGATTTACAGTTCAAGTTGGAGTGAGCCAGAGAGCTCTACTGGTGATTTGACACAAATGCCCCCTACAAAAAGAATGCGTGTGCAGAATGAAGATGGCAGTGCAGGGGGACAAACTAGGGATTTTCTTGGTGTTGGCGTGCAAACCATTTGCCACCCTTCATCTATCACTGGCtggatttga